The Cottoperca gobio chromosome 22, fCotGob3.1, whole genome shotgun sequence genome contains a region encoding:
- the gstz1 gene encoding maleylacetoacetate isomerase isoform X2, with protein MATQTKPILHGYFRSSCSWRVRIAFALKGIEYDQVPVHLIKDGGQQLTEQYKTLNPMQQVPAVEIDGITLSQSLAVIQYIDETRPGPRLLPEDPKKRAQVRMISDVIASGIQPLQNLYVIQKIGAEKVQWAHHFIDRGFQALEPILKQTAGKYCVGDEISMADICLVPQVYNAERFKVDLGQYPTIKRLNQVLLQIEAFKVSDPSCQPDTPADLRA; from the exons ATGGCAACTCAAACCAAG CCTATTCTTCATGGATACTTCAGAAGTTCCTGCTCATGGAGGGTTCGCATTG CTTTTGCTCTTAAAGGCATTGAATATGACCAGGTTCCAGTCCATCTGATCAAAGATGGAGGTCAGCAG CTTACTGAACAGTACAAGACATTAAACCCTATGCAACAAGTGCCTGCAGTAGAGATTGATGGCATCACCCTTTCTCAGTCA CTGGCAGTGATCCAGTACATCGATGAGACCAGGCCAGGGCCTCGGCTTCTCCCAGAAGACCCAAAGAAACGTGCTCAGGTTCGGATGATAAGCGACGTCATTGCCTCTGGGATACAGCCTCTGCAG AATTTGTACGTGATTCAGAAAATAGGAGCAGAAAAGGTGCAGTGGGCTCATCACTTTATTGATCGTGGCTTTCAAG CTCTTGAGCCCATTCTGAAGCAAACAGCAGGGAAATATTGTGTAGGTGATGAG ATATCCATGGCTGACATCTGTCTGGTGCCACAAGTCTACAACGCAGAGAG GTTCAAAGTGGATCTCGGGCAGTATCCAACGATCAAAAGGTTAAATCAAGTCTTACTTCAAATTGAAGCTTTCAAAGTGAGCGACCCATCATGCCAGCCGGACACACCTGCTGATCTACGGGCATAG
- the aldh6a1 gene encoding methylmalonate-semialdehyde/malonate-semialdehyde dehydrogenase [acylating], mitochondrial, producing the protein MATTALRSVLKAKVPLTVGRMCYSSTVPTTKLFIDGKFVESKTSEWLDIHNPATNEVIARVPKATQEEMLAAVDSCSKAYNSWSETSILARQQVFLRYQLLIKDNIKELAKVITVEQGKTLADAEGDVFRGLQVVEHACSITSLMLGETLPSITKDMDTYTYRLPIGVCAGIAPFNFPAMIPLWMFPIGMACGNTYLLKPSERVPGCAMLLTKMMQDAGAPDGSLNVIHGQHAAVNFICDHPAIKAISFVGSNQAGEYIYERGSKNGKRVQSNMGAKNHGVVMPDANKENTLNQLVGAAFGAAGQRCMALSTAILVGEARSWLPELVERSKALRVNAGDQPGADVGPLISPQAKERVCSLIQSGVDEGAQLLLDGRNVKVKGYENGNFVGPTIIGKVKPEMKCYTEEIFGPVLVVLEADTLDDAINLVNRNLYGNGTAIFTTNGATARKYTHEVDVGQVGVNVPIPVPLPMFSFTGSRESFRGDMNFYGKQGIQFYTQIKTVTSQWKAEDAMLKSPAVTMPTMGR; encoded by the exons ATGGCGACAACAGCTTTAAGATCGGTGCTTAAGGCAAAG GTCCCACTTACAGTTGGCCGCATGTGCTACTCCTCCACAGTG CCCACCACCAAGCTCTTCATCGATGGGAAGTTTGTTGAATCCAAAACGTCAGAATGGCTGGATATTCACAATCCT GCTACCAATGAAGTGATCGCCCGAGTACCCAAAGCCACCCAGGAGGAGATGTTGGCTGCCGTGGACTCGTGCTCCAAAGCCTATAACTCCTGGTCTGAGACCTCCATCTTGGCTCGGCAGCAGGTCTTTCTGCGCTATCAGCTGCTTATCAAGGACAACATT AAAGAACTTGCCAAGGTCATCACAGTGGAACAGGGCAAGACCCTTGCAGATGCAGAGGgggatgtgttcagaggattaC AGGTTGTGGAGCACGCCTGCAGCATAACCTCTCTGATGCTCGGTGAAACCCTGCCCTCCATCACCAAGGACATGGACACCTACACCTACCGCCTGCCCATTGGGGTGTGTGCCGGCATCGCACCCTTTAACTTCCCCGCCATGATCCCTCTGTGGATGTTCCCCATAGGCATGGCGTGCGGCAACACCTACCTGCTGAAGCCGTCAGAGCGGGTTCCAGGCTGCGCCATGCTGCTGACCAAGATGATGCAGGATGCCGGTGCTCCGGACGGGTCACTCAACGTCATCCACGGCCAACACGCCG CTGTGAATTTCATCTGTGACCATCCGGCCATCAAGGCAATCAGCTTTGTTGGTTCAAATCAAGCTGGGGAGTACATTTACGAGAGGGGCTCTAAAAATGGCAAGAGGGTCCAGTCCAACATG GGAGCCAAGAACCATGGTGTGGTGATGCCTGATGCCAACAAGGAGAACACTCTGAACCAGCTTGTGGGTGCAGCGTTCGGGGCAGCGGGACAGCGCTGCATGGCTCTGTCCACAGCCATCCTGGTGGGCGAGGCACGCAGCTGGCTGCCGGAGCTGGTGGAGCGCTCCAAGGCTCTGCGTGTGAACGCAG GAGACCAGCCTGGTGCCGACGTGGGGCCTCTGATCTCTCCGCAGGCCAAGGAGAGAGTCTGCAGTCTGATCCAGAGTGGTGTGGATGAGGGAGCTCAGCTGCTTCTGGATGGCCGAAACGTCAAGGTCAAGGGTTATGAGAACGGCAACTTTGTGGGTCCCACCATCATCGGCAAAGTCAAA CCTGAGATGAAGTGCTACACTGAAGAGATCTTCGGGCCTGTGTTGGTTGTTCTCGAGGCAGACACTCTGGATGATGCCATCAATTTGGTCAACAGGAACCTCTATGGCAACGGCACAGCCATCTTCACCACAAATGGCGCCACTGCACGCAAATACACTCATGAGGTGGATGTAGGCCAG GTTGGAGTCAACGTTCCCATCCCCGTCCCACTGCCTATGTTCTCCTTTACTGGATCAAGAGAATCCTTCAGAGGGGACATGAACTTCTACGGAAAACAA GGCATCCAGTTCTACACACAGATCAAAACTGTGACCTCACAATGGAAAGCTGAAGATGCTATGTTGAAAAGTCCTGCTGTTACCATGCCCACCATGGGACGCTAA
- the gstz1 gene encoding maleylacetoacetate isomerase isoform X1, translated as MHLSLVCLAKPILHGYFRSSCSWRVRIAFALKGIEYDQVPVHLIKDGGQQLTEQYKTLNPMQQVPAVEIDGITLSQSLAVIQYIDETRPGPRLLPEDPKKRAQVRMISDVIASGIQPLQNLYVIQKIGAEKVQWAHHFIDRGFQALEPILKQTAGKYCVGDEISMADICLVPQVYNAERFKVDLGQYPTIKRLNQVLLQIEAFKVSDPSCQPDTPADLRA; from the exons ATGCACTTGTCCTTAGTTTGCCTCGCCAAG CCTATTCTTCATGGATACTTCAGAAGTTCCTGCTCATGGAGGGTTCGCATTG CTTTTGCTCTTAAAGGCATTGAATATGACCAGGTTCCAGTCCATCTGATCAAAGATGGAGGTCAGCAG CTTACTGAACAGTACAAGACATTAAACCCTATGCAACAAGTGCCTGCAGTAGAGATTGATGGCATCACCCTTTCTCAGTCA CTGGCAGTGATCCAGTACATCGATGAGACCAGGCCAGGGCCTCGGCTTCTCCCAGAAGACCCAAAGAAACGTGCTCAGGTTCGGATGATAAGCGACGTCATTGCCTCTGGGATACAGCCTCTGCAG AATTTGTACGTGATTCAGAAAATAGGAGCAGAAAAGGTGCAGTGGGCTCATCACTTTATTGATCGTGGCTTTCAAG CTCTTGAGCCCATTCTGAAGCAAACAGCAGGGAAATATTGTGTAGGTGATGAG ATATCCATGGCTGACATCTGTCTGGTGCCACAAGTCTACAACGCAGAGAG GTTCAAAGTGGATCTCGGGCAGTATCCAACGATCAAAAGGTTAAATCAAGTCTTACTTCAAATTGAAGCTTTCAAAGTGAGCGACCCATCATGCCAGCCGGACACACCTGCTGATCTACGGGCATAG
- the LOC115027504 gene encoding acyl-CoA-binding domain-containing protein 4 isoform X2, with protein MGRLSFYVLWSLRDAPRQFIRKSNRSCFQIHIPLPLPKHLVIFGLGEWKSSETTISVDVLVSAEIPAENIGSLSAQARCLIWEGDWSPDIVKVAAEKGRSGVYGKIVLTVCGEITTNSSQLGDSVCSADIQVNRIDTSESAMENKLRVWPTDKTPRRTVISKRGRLTWSADDMDSPAEDIDQASTPKKMRLSRMNSKEELTAQIKNENREVSECPSKRWSHTMCLGDPDTAILIGGETADQNHCKDSLWKLELDNDFWFPMNSSASGPVPLCARGHSATYDPDSKSIFVYGGLREGQHYNELYILNTLTWKWKLVTAKGNVPNLAYHSAAFYKKELFVFGGVQPSNSSVDKSCSNALYIFNPEFELWYQPIVEGDRPLPRFGHSATLMSNKLIIFGGRKTATYLNDLHVLDLGFMEYTAVKCGSMPPLPRGFHAALPVSDNRILVSGGCSAIGALQDVHIFNTDTNIWSSVASPLLCSKPRAGHSMIKLGCAILTDAEKGENVRVHCTLLVFGGSDCSGTFYNDTVKCTVEVPGDK; from the exons ATGGGGAGGCTGAGTTTTTATGTGCTCTGGTCCCTGCGTGACGCTCCCCGCCAGTTCATCAG GAAATCCAACCGAAGTTGCTTTCAAATCCACATCCCACTGCCTCTTCCCAAACACTTGGTCATCTTTGGTCTTGGAGAATGGAAAAGCAGCGAGACAACAATCTCCGTAGATGTCCTGGTCAGTGCAGAAATACCGGCCGAGAACAttggctctctgtcagctcaAGCAAG GTGCCTGATATGGGAGGGGGACTGGAGCCCTGACATTGTCAAAGTAGCAGCAGAGAAAGGCAGGAGCGGAGTTTATGGCAAGATTGTGCTCACAGTGTGTGGAGAG ATAACTACCAACTCCTCACAATTAGGGGATAGTGTTTGCTCTGCTGATATTCAAGTTAATAGAATTGACACCAGTGAGTCCGCTATGGAAAATAAACTCAGAGTTTGGCCTACG GATAAGACACCCAGACGGACAGTTATTAGTAAGAGAGGCCGTCTGACATGGAGCGCTGACGACATGGACAGCCCCGCAGAGGACATTGACCAGGCTTCAACCCCAAAGAAAATGAGGCTGTCCCGGATGAACAGCAAAGAGGAATTGACCGCGCAGATAAAGAACGAGAACAGAGAAG TTTCAGAGTGTCCATCAAAGCGTTGGAGCCATACGATGTGTCTGGGGGACCCTGACACAGCCATTCTCATCGGAGGGGAGACGGCAGATCAAAACCACTGCAAGGACTCCCTGTGGAAGCTCGAGTTAG ACAATGACTTCTGGTTCCCCATGAACTCCTCTGCCTCTGGACCCGTACCACTGTGTGCCCGAGGACACTCTGCGACCTACGACCCAGACTCTAAGTCTATCTTTGTTTACGGGGGACTGAGGGAGGGTCAGCACTACAACGAGCTCTACATCCTGAACACTCTGACCTGGAAGTGGAAGCTTGTCACT GCCAAAGGGAATGTTCCAAATTTGGCATATCACTCTGCAGCCTTTTATAAGAAAGAGCTTTTTGTCTTCGGTGGAGTTCAGCCCAGCAATTCTTCTGTGGATAAATCCTGCAGCAATGCTCTGTACATCTTTAACCCAGAGTTTGAACTCTGGTACCAGCCGATTGTGGAGGGGGACAGACCTCTGCCTCGGTTTGG ACACTCAGCCACACTGATGTCAAATAAGTTGATAATATTTGGTGGACGGAAGACCGCTACCTACCTTAACGATCTCCATGTTCTAGATCTTG GATTCATGGAGTACACAGCTGTGAAGTGTGGGAGCATGCCACCGCTGCCTCGAGG GTTTCATGCAGCTCTACCAGTTTCAGACAACAGGATTTTAGTCAGTGGAGGCTGCAGTGCAATTGGAGCCCTGCAGGATGTACATATCTTCAACACTG ACACCAACATATGGAGCTCAGTGGcttctcctctgctttgctcCAAACCTCGTGCAGGACACAGCATGATAAAGTTGGGCTGCGCCATCTTGACAGATGCAGAGAAGGGTGAAAATGTCAGGGTCCACTGCACATTGCTGGTGTTTGGTGGATCAGACTGCTCCGGTACCTTCTACAACGACACAGTCAAGTGCACAGTGGAGGTCCCTGGTGATAAGTGA
- the LOC115027256 gene encoding basal body-orientation factor 1-like isoform X1, whose amino-acid sequence MPKKKVPKVKRAKAGKGKKEGKHESKADKESDIEKAKANAALWELRLQVTEQSLVEYREACRKLARANEELTDQLYRTEKDTIDITCFLKKQDAAKAEKINALQKSLRSQDALAREEQNKLVDDHTTQINEMKEQFRKKSSDFNMIQDGMKTIKEFQKRKAQMEQELSDIRNNMDLTDKEHRENLNKVECKFFKEKDRLEREAERKIALVVERAHNEAIVQLDHASRSVFKENVRLNEALKYHIKEAEDLHVLTNSIAKENTSLKLDKNTFELTVKKNAAEMEAHKKELSKLRAKVASLEHALELKAVDPERDEKEKTLVSTQASQVELEKLQKVLYMRERELGHVKRLANTIVDQRTELEQFFHEALAQVKQEIMASRVQYKKEALQAYSWRLKEATAGKLKFPPIRTFHKGPHSTNSVYSDMEAAARWTHPPDSKVEISDLTWEQKEQVLRLLFAKMNGQRERKANQHLALSASSEKKSLIDSDAAGIREELSRATFLTQEPEPVLPSNLNSLPDINTT is encoded by the exons ATGCCGAAGAAGAAAGTCCCCAAAGTAAAGAGGGCGAAAGCCGG gaaaggaaagaaagaaggcaAACATGAGTCAAAAGCGGACAAGGAGTCTGACATCGAGAAAGCCAAGGCCAACGCTGCCCTGTGGGAGCTGAGGTTACAGGTCACCGAACAGTCGCTCGTGGAGTACCGCGAGGCTTGCCGCAAATTGGCACGCGCAAACGAAGAGCTCACCGACCAACTGTATCGCACGGAGAAGGACACAATCGATATAACTTGCTTTTTGAAGAAACAAGATGCAGCTAAAGCGGAGAAG ATTAACGCGTTGCAGAAAAGCCTCAGAAGTCAAGACGCACTTGCACGTGAAGAGCAAAACAAACTG GTTGATGATCACACAACTCAAATCAATGAGATGAAGGAACAGTTCAGAAAGAAGTCCAGTGACTTTAACATGATCCAAGATGGGATGAAGACAATTAAGGAGTTTCAGAAGAGGAAAGCCCAGATGGAGCAGGAGCTCAGTGAT attaGAAACAACATGGATCTTACTGACAAGGAGCACAGGGAAAACCTGAACAAAGTGGAGTGCAAATTCTTCAAAGAGAAG GATCGCCTGGAGAGGGAAGCCGAGCGAAAGATAGCCCTTGTGGTGGAGAGGGCCCACAATGAAGccattgt ACAGTTGGACCATGCCTCTCGCTCTGTGTTCAAGGAGAACGTCCGTCTCAATGAAGCGCTGAAGTATCACATAAAAGAGGCGGAGGACCTGCACGTATTGACAAATTCAATAGCTAAGGAAAATACCTCCCTGAAACTGGACAAG AACACGTTTGAGTTGACGGTAAAGAAAAACGCAGCCGAGATGGAGGCCCACAAAAAGGAGCTATCTAAACTGAGGGCCAAGGTAGCTTCCCTGGAACATGCCCTCGAGCTAAAAGCTGTGGACcctgagagagatgagaaggagaAGACCCTGGTCAGCACCCAGGCAAGCCAGGTAGAGTTGGAGAAGCTGCAGAAAGTGCTTTACATGCGAGAGAGGGAACTGGGACACGTCAAGCGGCTGGCGAACACCATTGTGGATCAGCGCACAGAGCTGGAGCAGTTCTTCCACGAGGCACTGGCTCAGGTGAAGCAGGAGATCATGGCCAGCAGGGTGCAATACAAAAAGGAGGCACTACAGGCTTATAGCTGGAGGCTGAAAGAAGCCACAGCAGGAAAACTAAAGTTCCCACCTATCCGCACCTTTCATAAAGGGCCCCACAGTACCAACTCTGTCTATTCAGACATGGAGGCGGCTGCAAGGTG GACTCATCCACCAGACAGCAAAGTTGAAATCTCAGATCTCACTTGGGAGCAGAAGGAGCAAGTGCTCCGGCTTCTCTTTGCTAAAATGaatggacagagagaaag GAAAGCCAACCAACATCTGGCTTTGTCTGCCTCCTCTGAGAAGAAGAGCCTTATTGACAGCGATGCTGCAGG GATTAGAGAGGAACTCTCCCGGGCGACCTTTCTCACCCAGGAGCCTGAGCCCGTTCTGCCCTCGAACCTAAACAGCCTGCCGGATATAAACACCACATGA
- the LOC115027504 gene encoding acyl-CoA-binding domain-containing protein 4 isoform X1, translated as MGRLSFYVLWSLRDAPRQFIRKSNRSCFQIHIPLPLPKHLVIFGLGEWKSSETTISVDVLVSAEIPAENIGSLSAQARCLIWEGDWSPDIVKVAAEKGRSGVYGKIVLTVCGETCDKPQDKSAVFSSTLLVQRKSLFPEQHDATDLSCTLPQSAGNETITTNSSQLGDSVCSADIQVNRIDTSESAMENKLRVWPTDKTPRRTVISKRGRLTWSADDMDSPAEDIDQASTPKKMRLSRMNSKEELTAQIKNENREVSECPSKRWSHTMCLGDPDTAILIGGETADQNHCKDSLWKLELDNDFWFPMNSSASGPVPLCARGHSATYDPDSKSIFVYGGLREGQHYNELYILNTLTWKWKLVTAKGNVPNLAYHSAAFYKKELFVFGGVQPSNSSVDKSCSNALYIFNPEFELWYQPIVEGDRPLPRFGHSATLMSNKLIIFGGRKTATYLNDLHVLDLGFMEYTAVKCGSMPPLPRGFHAALPVSDNRILVSGGCSAIGALQDVHIFNTDTNIWSSVASPLLCSKPRAGHSMIKLGCAILTDAEKGENVRVHCTLLVFGGSDCSGTFYNDTVKCTVEVPGDK; from the exons ATGGGGAGGCTGAGTTTTTATGTGCTCTGGTCCCTGCGTGACGCTCCCCGCCAGTTCATCAG GAAATCCAACCGAAGTTGCTTTCAAATCCACATCCCACTGCCTCTTCCCAAACACTTGGTCATCTTTGGTCTTGGAGAATGGAAAAGCAGCGAGACAACAATCTCCGTAGATGTCCTGGTCAGTGCAGAAATACCGGCCGAGAACAttggctctctgtcagctcaAGCAAG GTGCCTGATATGGGAGGGGGACTGGAGCCCTGACATTGTCAAAGTAGCAGCAGAGAAAGGCAGGAGCGGAGTTTATGGCAAGATTGTGCTCACAGTGTGTGGAGAG ACTTGTGACAAGCCACAGGATAAATCTGCCGTCTTCAGCAGTACTCTTCTGGTTCAAAGGAAATCTTTGTTCCCAGAACAGCACGATGCCACTGATCTTTCTTGCACATTACCACAAAGTGCTGGAAATGAAACG ATAACTACCAACTCCTCACAATTAGGGGATAGTGTTTGCTCTGCTGATATTCAAGTTAATAGAATTGACACCAGTGAGTCCGCTATGGAAAATAAACTCAGAGTTTGGCCTACG GATAAGACACCCAGACGGACAGTTATTAGTAAGAGAGGCCGTCTGACATGGAGCGCTGACGACATGGACAGCCCCGCAGAGGACATTGACCAGGCTTCAACCCCAAAGAAAATGAGGCTGTCCCGGATGAACAGCAAAGAGGAATTGACCGCGCAGATAAAGAACGAGAACAGAGAAG TTTCAGAGTGTCCATCAAAGCGTTGGAGCCATACGATGTGTCTGGGGGACCCTGACACAGCCATTCTCATCGGAGGGGAGACGGCAGATCAAAACCACTGCAAGGACTCCCTGTGGAAGCTCGAGTTAG ACAATGACTTCTGGTTCCCCATGAACTCCTCTGCCTCTGGACCCGTACCACTGTGTGCCCGAGGACACTCTGCGACCTACGACCCAGACTCTAAGTCTATCTTTGTTTACGGGGGACTGAGGGAGGGTCAGCACTACAACGAGCTCTACATCCTGAACACTCTGACCTGGAAGTGGAAGCTTGTCACT GCCAAAGGGAATGTTCCAAATTTGGCATATCACTCTGCAGCCTTTTATAAGAAAGAGCTTTTTGTCTTCGGTGGAGTTCAGCCCAGCAATTCTTCTGTGGATAAATCCTGCAGCAATGCTCTGTACATCTTTAACCCAGAGTTTGAACTCTGGTACCAGCCGATTGTGGAGGGGGACAGACCTCTGCCTCGGTTTGG ACACTCAGCCACACTGATGTCAAATAAGTTGATAATATTTGGTGGACGGAAGACCGCTACCTACCTTAACGATCTCCATGTTCTAGATCTTG GATTCATGGAGTACACAGCTGTGAAGTGTGGGAGCATGCCACCGCTGCCTCGAGG GTTTCATGCAGCTCTACCAGTTTCAGACAACAGGATTTTAGTCAGTGGAGGCTGCAGTGCAATTGGAGCCCTGCAGGATGTACATATCTTCAACACTG ACACCAACATATGGAGCTCAGTGGcttctcctctgctttgctcCAAACCTCGTGCAGGACACAGCATGATAAAGTTGGGCTGCGCCATCTTGACAGATGCAGAGAAGGGTGAAAATGTCAGGGTCCACTGCACATTGCTGGTGTTTGGTGGATCAGACTGCTCCGGTACCTTCTACAACGACACAGTCAAGTGCACAGTGGAGGTCCCTGGTGATAAGTGA
- the gstz1 gene encoding maleylacetoacetate isomerase isoform X3 — MDTSEVPAHGGFALLTEQYKTLNPMQQVPAVEIDGITLSQSLAVIQYIDETRPGPRLLPEDPKKRAQVRMISDVIASGIQPLQNLYVIQKIGAEKVQWAHHFIDRGFQALEPILKQTAGKYCVGDEISMADICLVPQVYNAERFKVDLGQYPTIKRLNQVLLQIEAFKVSDPSCQPDTPADLRA; from the exons ATGGATACTTCAGAAGTTCCTGCTCATGGAGGGTTCGCATTG CTTACTGAACAGTACAAGACATTAAACCCTATGCAACAAGTGCCTGCAGTAGAGATTGATGGCATCACCCTTTCTCAGTCA CTGGCAGTGATCCAGTACATCGATGAGACCAGGCCAGGGCCTCGGCTTCTCCCAGAAGACCCAAAGAAACGTGCTCAGGTTCGGATGATAAGCGACGTCATTGCCTCTGGGATACAGCCTCTGCAG AATTTGTACGTGATTCAGAAAATAGGAGCAGAAAAGGTGCAGTGGGCTCATCACTTTATTGATCGTGGCTTTCAAG CTCTTGAGCCCATTCTGAAGCAAACAGCAGGGAAATATTGTGTAGGTGATGAG ATATCCATGGCTGACATCTGTCTGGTGCCACAAGTCTACAACGCAGAGAG GTTCAAAGTGGATCTCGGGCAGTATCCAACGATCAAAAGGTTAAATCAAGTCTTACTTCAAATTGAAGCTTTCAAAGTGAGCGACCCATCATGCCAGCCGGACACACCTGCTGATCTACGGGCATAG
- the LOC115027256 gene encoding basal body-orientation factor 1-like isoform X2 yields the protein MPKKKVPKVKRAKAGKGKKEGKHESKADKESDIEKAKANAALWELRLQVTEQSLVEYREACRKLARANEELTDQLYRTEKDTIDITCFLKKQDAAKAEKINALQKSLRSQDALAREEQNKLVDDHTTQINEMKEQFRKKSSDFNMIQDGMKTIKEFQKRKAQMEQELSDIRNNMDLTDKEHRENLNKVECKFFKEKDRLEREAERKIALVVERAHNEAIVQLDHASRSVFKENVRLNEALKYHIKEAEDLHVLTNSIAKENTSLKLDKNTFELTVKKNAAEMEAHKKELSKLRAKVASLEHALELKAVDPERDEKEKTLVSTQASQVELEKLQKVLYMRERELGHVKRLANTIVDQRTELEQFFHEALAQVKQEIMASRVQYKKEALQAYSWRLKEATAGKLKFPPIRTFHKGPHSTNSVYSDMEAAARWTHPPDSKVEISDLTWEQKEQVLRLLFAKMNGQRERKANQHLALSASSEKKSLIDSDAAGKLHFSVA from the exons ATGCCGAAGAAGAAAGTCCCCAAAGTAAAGAGGGCGAAAGCCGG gaaaggaaagaaagaaggcaAACATGAGTCAAAAGCGGACAAGGAGTCTGACATCGAGAAAGCCAAGGCCAACGCTGCCCTGTGGGAGCTGAGGTTACAGGTCACCGAACAGTCGCTCGTGGAGTACCGCGAGGCTTGCCGCAAATTGGCACGCGCAAACGAAGAGCTCACCGACCAACTGTATCGCACGGAGAAGGACACAATCGATATAACTTGCTTTTTGAAGAAACAAGATGCAGCTAAAGCGGAGAAG ATTAACGCGTTGCAGAAAAGCCTCAGAAGTCAAGACGCACTTGCACGTGAAGAGCAAAACAAACTG GTTGATGATCACACAACTCAAATCAATGAGATGAAGGAACAGTTCAGAAAGAAGTCCAGTGACTTTAACATGATCCAAGATGGGATGAAGACAATTAAGGAGTTTCAGAAGAGGAAAGCCCAGATGGAGCAGGAGCTCAGTGAT attaGAAACAACATGGATCTTACTGACAAGGAGCACAGGGAAAACCTGAACAAAGTGGAGTGCAAATTCTTCAAAGAGAAG GATCGCCTGGAGAGGGAAGCCGAGCGAAAGATAGCCCTTGTGGTGGAGAGGGCCCACAATGAAGccattgt ACAGTTGGACCATGCCTCTCGCTCTGTGTTCAAGGAGAACGTCCGTCTCAATGAAGCGCTGAAGTATCACATAAAAGAGGCGGAGGACCTGCACGTATTGACAAATTCAATAGCTAAGGAAAATACCTCCCTGAAACTGGACAAG AACACGTTTGAGTTGACGGTAAAGAAAAACGCAGCCGAGATGGAGGCCCACAAAAAGGAGCTATCTAAACTGAGGGCCAAGGTAGCTTCCCTGGAACATGCCCTCGAGCTAAAAGCTGTGGACcctgagagagatgagaaggagaAGACCCTGGTCAGCACCCAGGCAAGCCAGGTAGAGTTGGAGAAGCTGCAGAAAGTGCTTTACATGCGAGAGAGGGAACTGGGACACGTCAAGCGGCTGGCGAACACCATTGTGGATCAGCGCACAGAGCTGGAGCAGTTCTTCCACGAGGCACTGGCTCAGGTGAAGCAGGAGATCATGGCCAGCAGGGTGCAATACAAAAAGGAGGCACTACAGGCTTATAGCTGGAGGCTGAAAGAAGCCACAGCAGGAAAACTAAAGTTCCCACCTATCCGCACCTTTCATAAAGGGCCCCACAGTACCAACTCTGTCTATTCAGACATGGAGGCGGCTGCAAGGTG GACTCATCCACCAGACAGCAAAGTTGAAATCTCAGATCTCACTTGGGAGCAGAAGGAGCAAGTGCTCCGGCTTCTCTTTGCTAAAATGaatggacagagagaaag GAAAGCCAACCAACATCTGGCTTTGTCTGCCTCCTCTGAGAAGAAGAGCCTTATTGACAGCGATGCTGCAGG AAAGTTGCATTTTAGCGTTGCTTAA